The genomic segment GGGAATTAACGACTGTAATGCTTATTCTCTAATGGCACAAGCTTATTATAAATTGGGGCAGATAAAAGAATCTAGCCTCTGGTCAAAGAAGTGGGAAGAATGCGAGAAGAATAAATAAAAGGGTAATTTTAAATTCTATCTCAAGGGATAAGCAAATTGCTTATCCCTTATTTTTTGAACTTATTTCTAAGATACTCCTCCAATTTTTTATTTGCCTCTTTTATTATATTAAATGTTTTTCTACATTCTTCCAAACTTTTCCCAGCAGGATCTTCTATTATATACTCTTTTTCTTCCCTTCTAAAATTTCTTAAGAAAACCACTTTATCCATACTTTCTGGGAAAACCTTCATTATATATTTTTTCTGAAAATCATCCATAATTAGAATTAAATCTGCCCATTCTGTTAAAGATTTTGTTAAAAGAGTTGAGGAAAAATTTTCGAAAATTAAATTGTTTTCCTCCAAAACCTTCTTGGCATCTTCATATAAATCCATTCCTCCCAGTCCTAAAATTCCTGCTGAGCGAATATTAACTTTTTTAAGATCGCTTAATAAATTTCTTAAATGTATCTCTGCCATAGGACTCCTGCATTTATTAGCGGAACAGACAAAAAGAACATTAAATTCTAAATGCTCTCCAAGTTTAACTTCTTCCCCTACAATTCTTTCTATTTTCAAAATAGAGACATCACCCTTTCTTTGAATTATAATTGAGTTATCTGAAATATCTAAAACAGTCGAAGCTTTTCCGCTTCCAGGTTTTCCCTCTATTTTTTTATCAAAATAAATTTTAACGTCTTCTATTTTTTTAGGAGTTTCTTCACCACTGATATTTGCACTTGTTGCAACAAGAGGTAGTTTATTTTTATTTATGAAATTTCTTAATTCTTTGTGATTGGGAATTCTTATCCCTATTTTCCCCTCTTTTGAAAGGACCCCAGGGGGTAAATCTTTTTTCCCTTTTAAAATAAGAGTTAACCCTCCTGGAAGAAGTTTCTTGAGCTTTTCAAGAACAGGAGGAAGTTCCTCCACCCATTTTTTTATTTCTTCTACATTCCCAAGAATAAGTTGAAAGGGTTTATCTTGAGGTCGTTTCTTTATTTTTTTTAATCTTTCTACACACGAAGTAGATAGGAAGCATCCAATCCCAGGAATGGTGTCTGTGGGGAAAAGAAATACCTCCACTTTTTTTGTTTCTTTTTTCATTTCACCAAAAATGGTGTTGGGACAAAAGTCAAGATTAATATTAAAAAAGAAATTAAAGCAATAATCTTATGTTTCTTAGAAAGAGGAGATATTGTGTCAAGTGGAGAGGGATGTTTAAAACCAATAACGAGGAAAAGGATAGCCCAAACTATCCATCCAATCCAGAAAAAACTTAATAATATTGCTATACCAAAAACAATCCAACCTACTATCTTGCTTTTCTCGTTAATTAAGGCGTATAATATGTGTCCTCCATCAAGCTGCCCAACGGGAAGTAAATTTAAGGCTGTTATGAAATATCCAATCCAACCTGCAAAGGCTATTGGATGTAAAGAGATGTCTTTTCCTTCTGGCAATGTATGAAAATATATCCTTGTGAACAGCTTAATCAGAATGGAATCTCCAAGTGTTAATCCTCCCTTATAATCTGAAATACTCACGGGTTCTGAAAGATGAAGACCTATTAATAGCACAATAGTAGAGACAATAAAGCCAATTATTGGGCCTCCTGCTCCTATCTCTATTAGAGAGTTTCTATCTTTTATTGGTGATCTCATTTTAATTATTGCCCCAAAAGTTCCAATTAAGTGTGGAGCTGGAATGAAATAAGGTAAAGAGGCATCCACATTGTTTTTTCTTGCCAAAAGATAATGCCCGAGCTCGTGACTTCCAATGATTAACATAATTGATAAGGAAAAAGGAATCCCTTTAATAATATTAAAGATTGGGGAAAAGGGATTCACTTCCAACTGAAGAGCTCCAGCAATTAACGTTGTTATGAACGTCATTATTAAAAGTAAAAAATTTATCCAATCTTTTCTTTCTTTTTTCTCAGGTAGTGGAATAAAAGTTAATGAGATTCCTTCTCCTTTCCTTCTAAAACTTACGAAAAAATCCAAAAGTTTTACTTTTTCTTTTATATATTTTAATGCTTCTTCTTCTGGGATCTTTAACTTTCCTTCCAAGACAAAAGAAAAATGCTCTGTTTTTGAAGCTTCTATTTCTAAAACTTCTTGTAATAACTCTTCAATCTTTTTGTGAAGACTTTCCATTACATTCTTAAAGGAGCTGAAACTCCTAAAAGTTCTAATCCTTTTTTTATTACATTTCTTGTTGCATTTGAGAGAAAGAGTCTGGGTTCTATTAATTCTTTATCACCATCTAAAATCCTTATATTTTGGTAGAGATTATGATAAAGTTTAGAGAGACTAAGGAGATAATGAGTGATGAGGTGGGCTTCTCTTATTTTTGCGGCGTCTTCCAAAATTTCTGTAAATATTGGGATTTTCTTTATTAAATTCCATTCCTCTTTTTGCTTAAGTTTTGAAAGTGCTTCTTTTGAATCTATAGGATAACCTCTATCCATTGCAAGCTCAAGAAGAGAAGAGATTCTAGCGTGACCATACTGGACATAATAAACAGGATTCCTCTCAGATTCCTCTTTTGCAAGTTCAAGATCAAAGTCCATGGGGATGGAAGATTTCTTTAAAAGATAAAAGAATTTCACAGCATCAATTCCAACCTCGTCTATTAGTTCGTCCAGAGTGATAAAAGTTCCTGCTCTTTTTGACATTTTCAGGGTTTCGTTTCCTTTTTTAAGAGTTACCCATTGCACAATTTTTACTTCAAGATTGTTGGCTGGATATCCTAATAGTTTTAAACTCTCCTTAAGCTCTGGGATATGGTCCTGATGATCTGGACCAAGTAAATCAATCAAAAGATCAAAATTTCTATCAAATTTGAATCTATGGTACGCAATATCAGGAACGATATAAGTCCATGTGCCATCATTTCTTCTAAAAACTCTTTCTCTCTTCCCAGCTACAAACCATAGTGCACCTTCTTTTTCTACAAGAGGATTGGGAGTTATTTTTTTAAGGTCTGAGATAACTGCTTCTACTTTCCCATCTTCAATTATTTTAGATTCTCTTATCCACTCGTCAAAATGAATGTGCAATCTTTGAAGAGTCTTTTTTATCTCCTCCAGCATATAATCTGCCCCGAACTTTCCATAATCTTTAATTCCTTTATTAATTGCTTCTTTAGCAATTTTTTCTATATAATCACCTTTATAAGCATTTTCAGGATATTGAACCTCTTTACCTTTTATTTCTTCTATCTTGAGCTTAATTGACTCGCCAAGATTTTTGATTTGATTCCCTGTATCATTTACATAATATTCCCTTTTCACATCAAATCCCTGAGATTGAAGTATCCTGGCTAAAGCATCCCCGTAAACAGCCCCACGACCATGAGCTACAGTTAAAGGCCCTGTGGGATTAGCAGAAACAAATTCAATTAGAACTTTCTTCCCTTTTCCTGAGTTTGTTTCCCCGTAATTAGGATTTATTGCCTCGGCTAACTCTTTAAGCCAAGCTTCTTTTTTTATTTTAAAATTTAAGAATCCTTTTATCTGAAAAACAGACTCTGTTATATCCAAGTCCAATTTTCCAAGGATTTCTCTTGCGATTTTCTCAGGATTGCTTTTTAACTTTTTAGCTAATGGGAAGGCAACATTCACGCTATAATCCCCCATTTTTTCATCTGGAGGATAAAGAATATCGAATTCTATTTCTTCTCCAAATATATCCTTTGTTATTTCTTTTATTATTTGTTCAATTTTATTCCTCATCAGGAAACTCCTCTTTTGTTACATCTCCCCATAAACGTTCAAGATTATAATACTCTCTTTGCTCAGGTTGAAAAACATGAACTACAAAATCTATATAGTCCATTAGAATCCATTTTGCCATTTCATATCCTTCTATACTATGAGCAATCTTTTTTTTCTTTTTTAATTCTTCGGAAATGGCGTCTACTACCACTCTTGATTGAATGTCGGAAAAGGCAGTGCAAATTATAAAAGCTTCAGTCAAATCTGTAACTTCTCCAACCTTTAATTTAACAAGATTTTTGCATTTTTTTTCTTTCATTTTTTCAATAACAATTTTAATAAGATTATTGGTGTCCTCCACTTAACCTCCTGTCTTTTAAGACTTTTTCTGGTAAAACCTCTTTATAATCTTTTCCAAGTAAAATTAAAACGTGGACACACATATTAGAATCTATACTTGTAGAAGTCAAGTCTATTCCAAGGTTAGAGCTGACAATCTTTGCCCATTCTTTTTCCTTCGATAAGCGGTCTATTACAACTGTTTTTTCTTGTTTTTCTTTTGCATTGGCATAATTTATCACATCAAATCCCTTGCTTCTTAGATAATCTGTTGTAACCCTTGCAAGAGCATCTACGCCACAAGCATTTAGGACTTCCACTTTTATGTTATGATAATCTATTGGTCTAACTATTTTGTTACCGAAAGAGAAAAGGAATAATCCAATAAAGAACATGAGAATTAAAGTTAGAATTGAAAAATTATTTTTAGATTCTTTCGCCACTTTTAACTATTGTTCCTGAAGGGATTTCTTTATCGACAAGATAGACAAAAGGTTCTAAGATACAATTACTCCCAATAATTGATTTCCCTCTTAAAACAACATTTGGATAGATAATTGTGTCCTTCCCCACCATAACTTCGGGTTCTATAAACACAGTATCAGGCATAATTATTGTAACTCCTTCTTCTTGAAGAGCTTCTATTTTTTTTCTTCTTAAAATATCGGTTACCTCTGCAAGATCTCTCCTTGTATTAATGCCCTTTAGTTCCCAAGAATTCTCTATAATTACCCCTCCAACTTTTCCTCCAGCTTCTTTTATAAGAGAGATAACATCGGTAAGATAATACTCTCCTTGAGCGTTGTTAGGGGTAAGGAACTTTAAAGCTTCTTTGAGTTTCGGGATAGAGAACACATAGATTCCACCATTTACTTCTCTGATTTCTTTTTGAGTTGGAGTGGCATCTTTTTCCTCTATAATCTGGATTATCTCTTCTCCCTTTCTTATTATTCTACCATAACCTTTAGGATCTTCAGGGAAAAAAGTCATTATAGTCGCATCATTATTTTGTTTTTTATGATATTCTAATAATCTAATAAGGGACTCTTTCATTAGAAGTGGTGTATCACCAGACAGAACAATAACATCTCCTTTACACTCCTTAAAGGTTTTTAAGGCAATTGAGACAGCAGCCCCTGTTCCTGTTGGTTTCTCTTGAAATGCATAATTTATCCCTTTAAAAATTCCTTTTAAAACCTCTCCATCTTTTCCGTAAACAAGAGTGATGGATTCAGGGGAAAGGCTTTTTGCAAGATTAATAACCCATTCGATTATAGGTTTTCCCATTAATTCATGAAGCACCTTTATTTTTTTTGATTTCATTCTTTTGCCTATTCCTGCAGCAAGAATTATTATGTGGGGAACCATTATTATTTTTTTTCTATTTTCAAACCAATAATTGCAAGTTCTACAGCTTCTTCTATTCGTTCAACAAAGTGGAAAGAAAGCCCTTCTTTATATTCTTCAGGGATTTCCACAAGGTCTTTTTCATTATCTTTTGGAAGAATGATGTTCTTTATCCCTGCCATTTTAGCTGCAAGAACTTTTTCTTTTACTCCTCCTATTGGTAGAACTCTACCTCTTAGAGTTATCTCCCCTGTCATTCCGTAATCAGGGGAGACTGGTTTTTCTGTAAATAAAGATATAAGAGCCACTGTTAATGTAATGCCCGCGGATGGACCATCTTTAGGAATGGCGCCTTCAGGGATGTGAATATGAATGTCTTTATTAACAAATTTATTATAATCAATGTTAAATAGTGAAGCATTAGATTTGATATAAGAAAGAGCGGCTCTTGCGGATTCTTTTAAGACATCACCCAACTGTCCAGTTAATATAAGTTCCCCTTTCCCATCCATTATTGTTGCTTCTACAAAGTGAATTGTTCCTCCAGCAGGGGTCCATGCAAGTCCAGTAGCAACACCAATAGAAGGCTCCTTTTCTTTTTCTTCTCCGCGGAATTTAATAGGTCCCAAATATTCCTCTAACGAATCTTCAGTTATTTTGAAGAAGGTTCCTTCTCCCTTAGCGACTTTTCTTGCCACTTTTCTACAAACTTTTCCAATTTCTCTCTCCAAGTTTCTAACTCCAGCTTCTCTTGTATAGTTATTTATTATTTTTTTTATCGCCTCTTCTGTAAATTCTATTTGTTTCTTTTTTAAACCGTTTTCTTTTATCATCCTTGGGATTAGATACTTAGTAGCAATTTTAAATTTGTCAAAAGCCGTATAACCAGGCATTCTGATAATCTCCATTCTGTCTAAAAGAGGTGGAGGGATTGTGTCGGTTATATTTGCCGTGGTTATAAACATAACGGAAGAGAGGTCAAAAGCCACTTCTAAGAAGTTATCTCTAAAGTTTGTATTTTGTTCAGGATCAAGAACTTCAAGTAAAGCTGAGGCAGGATCCCCTCTAAAGTCTTTTCCAATTTTATCTATTTCATCCAGCATAAAAATGGGGTTTTTTGTTTTTAGTCTTTTTAAATGTTGGATTATTCTACCTGGGAGTGCCCCTATATATGTTCTTCTATGTCCTCTAATTTCAGCCTCATCGTGGACACCTCCCAAAGAGAGACGAGTAAATTTTCTCCCCATGGCTCTTGCAATTGATTGCCCAATAGAGGTCTTACCAACTCCAGGAGGGCCAACAAGACA from the candidate division WOR-3 bacterium genome contains:
- a CDS encoding L-threonylcarbamoyladenylate synthase; translated protein: MKKETKKVEVFLFPTDTIPGIGCFLSTSCVERLKKIKKRPQDKPFQLILGNVEEIKKWVEELPPVLEKLKKLLPGGLTLILKGKKDLPPGVLSKEGKIGIRIPNHKELRNFINKNKLPLVATSANISGEETPKKIEDVKIYFDKKIEGKPGSGKASTVLDISDNSIIIQRKGDVSILKIERIVGEEVKLGEHLEFNVLFVCSANKCRSPMAEIHLRNLLSDLKKVNIRSAGILGLGGMDLYEDAKKVLEENNLIFENFSSTLLTKSLTEWADLILIMDDFQKKYIMKVFPESMDKVVFLRNFRREEKEYIIEDPAGKSLEECRKTFNIIKEANKKLEEYLRNKFKK
- a CDS encoding site-2 protease family protein → MESLHKKIEELLQEVLEIEASKTEHFSFVLEGKLKIPEEEALKYIKEKVKLLDFFVSFRRKGEGISLTFIPLPEKKERKDWINFLLLIMTFITTLIAGALQLEVNPFSPIFNIIKGIPFSLSIMLIIGSHELGHYLLARKNNVDASLPYFIPAPHLIGTFGAIIKMRSPIKDRNSLIEIGAGGPIIGFIVSTIVLLIGLHLSEPVSISDYKGGLTLGDSILIKLFTRIYFHTLPEGKDISLHPIAFAGWIGYFITALNLLPVGQLDGGHILYALINEKSKIVGWIVFGIAILLSFFWIGWIVWAILFLVIGFKHPSPLDTISPLSKKHKIIALISFLILILTFVPTPFLVK
- the argS gene encoding arginine--tRNA ligase, coding for MRNKIEQIIKEITKDIFGEEIEFDILYPPDEKMGDYSVNVAFPLAKKLKSNPEKIAREILGKLDLDITESVFQIKGFLNFKIKKEAWLKELAEAINPNYGETNSGKGKKVLIEFVSANPTGPLTVAHGRGAVYGDALARILQSQGFDVKREYYVNDTGNQIKNLGESIKLKIEEIKGKEVQYPENAYKGDYIEKIAKEAINKGIKDYGKFGADYMLEEIKKTLQRLHIHFDEWIRESKIIEDGKVEAVISDLKKITPNPLVEKEGALWFVAGKRERVFRRNDGTWTYIVPDIAYHRFKFDRNFDLLIDLLGPDHQDHIPELKESLKLLGYPANNLEVKIVQWVTLKKGNETLKMSKRAGTFITLDELIDEVGIDAVKFFYLLKKSSIPMDFDLELAKEESERNPVYYVQYGHARISSLLELAMDRGYPIDSKEALSKLKQKEEWNLIKKIPIFTEILEDAAKIREAHLITHYLLSLSKLYHNLYQNIRILDGDKELIEPRLFLSNATRNVIKKGLELLGVSAPLRM
- the rsfS gene encoding ribosome silencing factor, whose amino-acid sequence is MEDTNNLIKIVIEKMKEKKCKNLVKLKVGEVTDLTEAFIICTAFSDIQSRVVVDAISEELKKKKKIAHSIEGYEMAKWILMDYIDFVVHVFQPEQREYYNLERLWGDVTKEEFPDEE
- a CDS encoding LytR C-terminal domain-containing protein; the protein is MAKESKNNFSILTLILMFFIGLFLFSFGNKIVRPIDYHNIKVEVLNACGVDALARVTTDYLRSKGFDVINYANAKEKQEKTVVIDRLSKEKEWAKIVSSNLGIDLTSTSIDSNMCVHVLILLGKDYKEVLPEKVLKDRRLSGGHQ
- a CDS encoding sugar phosphate nucleotidyltransferase — its product is MVPHIIILAAGIGKRMKSKKIKVLHELMGKPIIEWVINLAKSLSPESITLVYGKDGEVLKGIFKGINYAFQEKPTGTGAAVSIALKTFKECKGDVIVLSGDTPLLMKESLIRLLEYHKKQNNDATIMTFFPEDPKGYGRIIRKGEEIIQIIEEKDATPTQKEIREVNGGIYVFSIPKLKEALKFLTPNNAQGEYYLTDVISLIKEAGGKVGGVIIENSWELKGINTRRDLAEVTDILRRKKIEALQEEGVTIIMPDTVFIEPEVMVGKDTIIYPNVVLRGKSIIGSNCILEPFVYLVDKEIPSGTIVKSGERI
- the lon gene encoding endopeptidase La, translating into MEENGRVSIEELISEVPTVLPILPLRKVVLFPTMVLPIAVEKEHYIKLIEDALNKDKLIGVFLSKVLENPTPNDIEEYGTMASIIRMIKVPDGSIRVLAQGLRRIKIKDIVQEKPYISARVEKVEEKPVNEEEIEPIKNRLLNIFKEFVEYSPYLPEEIVTVALNIEDTSNLVDFISGNLKIDISARQDLLETLDVKERCEKLIKILSETLARAKIQGEISGRVQKELTESQRKAILREQLKEIKKELGEEDPLAVQIKEYKERIKKAKMTKEAEETALSELNRLEMVPPHSPEYNVIRNYLDWLCDLPWQKKTKDNTDIKKAEKILDEDHHNLQDVKERIIEFLSVRKLKKDTKGPIICLVGPPGVGKTSIGQSIARAMGRKFTRLSLGGVHDEAEIRGHRRTYIGALPGRIIQHLKRLKTKNPIFMLDEIDKIGKDFRGDPASALLEVLDPEQNTNFRDNFLEVAFDLSSVMFITTANITDTIPPPLLDRMEIIRMPGYTAFDKFKIATKYLIPRMIKENGLKKKQIEFTEEAIKKIINNYTREAGVRNLEREIGKVCRKVARKVAKGEGTFFKITEDSLEEYLGPIKFRGEEKEKEPSIGVATGLAWTPAGGTIHFVEATIMDGKGELILTGQLGDVLKESARAALSYIKSNASLFNIDYNKFVNKDIHIHIPEGAIPKDGPSAGITLTVALISLFTEKPVSPDYGMTGEITLRGRVLPIGGVKEKVLAAKMAGIKNIILPKDNEKDLVEIPEEYKEGLSFHFVERIEEAVELAIIGLKIEKK